In Maridesulfovibrio sp., a single genomic region encodes these proteins:
- a CDS encoding TIGR00730 family Rossman fold protein, whose protein sequence is MQKSRQYVIDDLSMKESWRLFKIMAEIVDGFDTLNDVGPAVSIFGSARVAEGSPLYQQTEQLAGLLSQAGYSVITGGGPGLMEAGNKGAFESGGESIGLHIHLPFEQHSNPYLNIKSDYNYFFIRKLMFVKYALAYIAMPGGYGTLDELSEALVLIQTKRIKPFPIILMGTEFWSGLVDWIKNRMVMDGFCKEEDLNLFLLTDSPEEAVAHIKKHVII, encoded by the coding sequence ATGCAGAAATCAAGACAGTATGTCATCGACGACCTGTCCATGAAAGAATCGTGGAGACTGTTCAAAATAATGGCGGAAATCGTTGACGGCTTCGACACCCTCAATGATGTGGGACCGGCCGTATCGATCTTCGGCTCGGCAAGAGTCGCGGAAGGAAGCCCGCTCTACCAGCAGACCGAGCAGCTCGCAGGACTGCTTTCACAGGCCGGATATTCGGTCATAACCGGCGGAGGTCCGGGGCTGATGGAGGCAGGCAACAAGGGAGCCTTCGAATCCGGCGGCGAATCCATAGGCCTGCACATTCATCTGCCCTTCGAACAGCATTCCAACCCCTACCTGAACATCAAAAGCGACTATAACTACTTCTTCATCCGCAAACTCATGTTCGTAAAATACGCGCTGGCCTACATTGCCATGCCCGGAGGCTACGGCACTCTGGATGAACTGAGTGAAGCGCTTGTACTCATACAGACCAAACGCATTAAGCCCTTTCCCATAATCCTCATGGGCACGGAATTCTGGTCCGGGCTTGTGGACTGGATAAAAAACCGCATGGTTATGGACGGGTTCTGCAAGGAAGAAGATCTCAACCTGTTTCTGCTCACCGACTCGCCGGAAGAAGCTGTTGCGCACATTAAAAAACATGTGATCATCTAG
- a CDS encoding ABC transporter permease produces the protein MKKNHDFSVSRIVSTVLVLGFILLPLSQLIMGSSLAELKETFLDNDVRASIIRSMFCSGLAAIIAFAIGTPFAFLLARKEFRGKGLIESIIDMPIMIPHPVIGIALLSIAGRNHWIGQMLLDAGIRIMGTSTGIVAVLLFVGLPFYINAARDGFASVPERLEKAARTLGAGRSQTFVRVTLPLAWRSLLTGMIMCMARALSEFGAVVIVAYHPMVAPVLMYERFTAYGLAYSRPVAIWLIFLALLLFAALRVLSRGLRRDEL, from the coding sequence ATGAAAAAAAATCACGATTTTTCCGTCAGCCGTATTGTTTCTACCGTACTCGTGCTGGGATTCATCCTTTTGCCCTTAAGCCAGTTGATTATGGGTTCAAGTCTGGCCGAGCTGAAGGAAACATTTCTGGATAATGATGTACGGGCTTCCATCATCCGCAGCATGTTCTGTTCCGGTCTTGCAGCTATCATCGCCTTTGCCATAGGAACTCCTTTCGCCTTTCTGCTGGCCCGCAAGGAATTTCGGGGCAAGGGGCTGATCGAATCCATCATTGATATGCCGATAATGATTCCGCATCCGGTCATAGGTATCGCGCTGCTTTCCATTGCCGGGCGTAATCACTGGATAGGGCAGATGCTGCTTGATGCCGGAATACGTATAATGGGTACTTCCACCGGGATTGTCGCGGTGTTGCTGTTCGTGGGGTTGCCGTTTTATATAAACGCGGCTCGTGACGGATTTGCGAGTGTCCCGGAACGGCTTGAAAAAGCGGCGAGAACTCTGGGGGCGGGCAGGAGCCAGACATTTGTCCGGGTTACACTTCCGCTGGCCTGGCGCTCGCTGCTTACCGGCATGATCATGTGCATGGCCCGCGCACTCAGTGAATTCGGAGCCGTGGTAATCGTCGCCTATCACCCGATGGTGGCACCGGTGCTCATGTACGAGCGTTTCACCGCCTACGGCCTTGCTTATTCCCGACCGGTGGCGATCTGGCTTATTTTTCTCGCGCTGCTTCTTTTTGCCGCTTTGCGTGTTCTCTCACGGGGACTGAGGAGGGACGAACTGTGA
- a CDS encoding ABC transporter ATP-binding protein: protein MISIEHLNVRLPSFALDDINLHVPEGDFFTLLGPTGSGKSVLLETIAGLVPVESGSISIAGRDITALPPEKRGLSIVYQDYALFPHLSVRSNIIFGARYKGISSSDAEARAGKLAEMLNIGHLLERTPRHLSGGERQRTAIARALLVDPSVLLLDEPLSALDPAFRQEVQDLLKSIHRETGITFVMVTHDFDEALYLAGNGAIIKDGKIIRKGAIRDIFNSPGSKFVADFVGMTNIYACSLEDGCIRFGSMLLHCGDSLDGTACTLAFRPEEVLMGGELSDSGQQNEFGATVKNVTPGGFYARVTLDYEGLEINALVPRKQLADGSLEPGTNLRASIPPRSIHLF from the coding sequence GTGATTTCCATTGAGCATCTCAACGTGCGGCTGCCTTCGTTCGCGCTGGACGATATAAATCTTCATGTGCCTGAAGGTGATTTTTTCACATTGCTCGGACCTACCGGCTCCGGCAAGTCCGTCCTGCTGGAAACAATAGCCGGACTCGTGCCGGTGGAATCCGGTTCAATCAGTATTGCCGGTCGCGATATTACGGCTCTGCCGCCGGAAAAGCGCGGGTTGTCCATCGTTTATCAGGACTATGCACTTTTTCCTCATCTGAGTGTCAGGAGCAACATCATATTCGGGGCCCGCTACAAAGGGATAAGCTCTTCGGATGCGGAAGCCAGAGCCGGAAAACTGGCTGAAATGCTCAATATCGGTCATCTGCTGGAACGCACTCCGAGGCACCTCTCCGGTGGGGAGCGCCAGCGGACAGCCATTGCCAGAGCCCTGCTGGTGGACCCTTCGGTTCTTCTGCTGGATGAACCTCTTTCCGCGCTGGACCCCGCTTTCCGGCAGGAGGTGCAGGACCTGCTCAAATCCATCCACCGGGAAACGGGGATAACCTTTGTCATGGTTACCCACGATTTTGACGAGGCGCTTTATCTGGCCGGAAATGGCGCAATCATTAAAGACGGTAAAATTATTCGCAAAGGCGCCATTCGGGATATTTTCAACAGTCCGGGGTCAAAATTCGTGGCTGATTTTGTGGGTATGACCAATATTTACGCCTGTTCCCTTGAAGACGGATGCATACGGTTCGGCAGCATGCTGCTGCATTGCGGCGACTCGTTGGACGGCACTGCCTGCACGCTGGCATTTCGTCCCGAGGAAGTTCTGATGGGTGGCGAGCTATCTGATTCAGGACAGCAGAATGAGTTCGGAGCAACTGTAAAAAATGTAACGCCCGGCGGTTTTTATGCCCGTGTAACCCTTGATTACGAAGGGCTCGAAATCAACGCTCTTGTCCCCCGCAAGCAGTTGGCCGATGGAAGCCTTGAGCCGGGAACAAATCTGCGTGCTTCCATCCCGCCCCGGAGTATTCATTTATTTTAA
- a CDS encoding DUF4962 domain-containing protein produces the protein MRFKQFLLIISSILFVLSASVESRAAADYSVFNKRPRLYFNSTRLEELRSLKDQKPYSDFLKIVRKRGRNEVGSRVPNNLLLFDASTIRRPADGLLDISFYYLITGEPSFFHIIEDLLHLFSTNPDWAGNSDMGPAHVLFSMSLAYDWFYDKLSPGLRLLVRDAIAEHAENFYDLTHNKKIWWSQDRGLLQNHNYVNVASMAIAGIALYGEDKRAVKWLDEAERNFDAVLGLLSPDGASHEGVSYWSYGTLWLLNYYMALVPAQGLDKVRESGFFRNTARYRLYASLPGFLYNVDYADSLIIDYYGPGCFLRCLASIFKDGHAQWLASKVERERRRRTVLWQDYLWYDPSVEPESPDNLPLFGWFDNLGILLSRSSWGKDASLVMFKAGPPQGYLALSKGNYPGSHIHPDEGSFCVWQGRKGLVMDDGYVLKKLSSSHNLLTFGKFGQLGEGGTWFIQEDFRKSGGRVSRPRFVSGNGLQAVEIELAWLYPPAVRPKSWKRAFVVLDGADVFIRDKVVPSGNRDIEYYAHLSREARRSASGICLDYGSGYSFDFMGKGFSSSLRRYSLPTQSMGKSIPRIGMLYTATSSSSAPVFILSSVARAEGGCTSSGVIKSYDQASDIAEVETAAGRYRIDFSSLSVTGN, from the coding sequence ATGCGGTTTAAACAATTTCTACTGATAATCAGCTCAATTCTATTTGTTCTATCCGCCTCAGTTGAGAGCAGAGCCGCAGCAGACTATTCGGTTTTCAACAAGCGCCCGCGCCTGTATTTCAACAGTACCCGGCTGGAGGAACTGCGGTCGCTGAAGGACCAGAAACCTTACTCCGATTTTCTGAAAATAGTCCGAAAGCGCGGTAGAAACGAGGTCGGGAGCCGGGTTCCCAATAACCTGCTGCTGTTTGATGCCAGCACCATCCGCCGTCCTGCCGATGGCCTTCTGGACATATCTTTTTATTACCTCATCACTGGCGAGCCTTCCTTTTTTCATATCATAGAAGACCTTCTGCACCTGTTCAGCACCAATCCTGATTGGGCCGGGAACAGCGATATGGGGCCGGCTCATGTCCTTTTTTCCATGTCTCTGGCCTATGACTGGTTTTATGACAAACTTTCTCCGGGGCTCCGGTTGCTGGTGCGGGATGCCATAGCCGAGCATGCAGAAAATTTTTATGACCTTACCCACAATAAAAAAATCTGGTGGTCTCAGGACAGGGGGCTGCTCCAGAACCATAATTATGTGAATGTGGCGTCCATGGCTATTGCCGGCATTGCCCTCTACGGAGAGGATAAAAGGGCCGTGAAATGGCTGGATGAAGCGGAGCGTAATTTTGACGCCGTTCTCGGGCTGCTTTCTCCTGACGGAGCCAGTCATGAAGGGGTAAGCTATTGGAGTTACGGAACTCTCTGGCTCCTGAATTACTACATGGCGCTGGTCCCGGCACAAGGACTGGATAAGGTAAGGGAAAGCGGGTTCTTCAGGAATACAGCCAGATACAGGCTTTATGCATCGCTGCCGGGATTCCTGTACAACGTTGATTATGCGGATTCCCTGATTATAGATTACTACGGTCCGGGATGTTTTCTGCGTTGTCTGGCGTCAATTTTCAAGGATGGTCATGCGCAGTGGCTGGCTTCCAAAGTCGAGCGGGAGCGCAGGCGAAGAACTGTTCTCTGGCAGGATTACCTCTGGTATGATCCTTCCGTGGAGCCGGAGTCGCCGGACAATCTGCCGCTGTTCGGATGGTTCGACAATCTGGGAATACTGCTTTCGCGATCGTCATGGGGAAAGGATGCCAGCCTTGTCATGTTCAAGGCCGGTCCTCCGCAGGGATATCTTGCCCTCTCAAAGGGGAACTATCCCGGATCGCACATCCATCCCGATGAAGGTTCTTTCTGTGTATGGCAGGGCAGAAAAGGACTCGTCATGGATGACGGTTATGTTCTCAAGAAGCTTTCTTCAAGCCATAACCTGCTGACATTCGGCAAGTTCGGTCAGTTAGGTGAAGGCGGAACATGGTTCATTCAGGAAGACTTCAGGAAATCCGGAGGCAGGGTCAGCAGGCCCAGGTTTGTAAGCGGAAACGGTCTGCAGGCTGTTGAGATTGAACTGGCATGGCTCTATCCTCCGGCAGTGCGTCCTAAATCATGGAAAAGGGCCTTTGTTGTACTGGATGGTGCCGATGTTTTCATTCGGGATAAGGTCGTGCCGTCCGGGAACAGGGATATTGAATATTATGCCCACCTTTCACGCGAGGCGCGCAGATCGGCCAGCGGAATATGCCTTGATTACGGAAGCGGCTATTCTTTTGATTTTATGGGGAAGGGTTTTTCCTCCTCACTCAGACGCTATTCTCTGCCCACCCAGAGCATGGGTAAGAGCATTCCGCGTATCGGCATGCTTTATACCGCCACCTCCAGCAGCTCTGCCCCGGTTTTTATACTCAGTTCTGTGGCGCGTGCCGAGGGAGGGTGTACTTCTTCAGGTGTGATAAAATCCTATGATCAGGCTTCGGATATTGCTGAAGTGGAAACAGCTGCAGGCCGCTATCGTATAGATTTTTCCTCGCTGTCTGTAACCGGCAATTGA
- the coaD gene encoding pantetheine-phosphate adenylyltransferase, with protein sequence MAEVKPVTAVFPGTFDPFTRGHFSLVMRGIKTFHKVIVAVAGSTSKRCKFTLEERVDMAKRIFAHHPQVEVESFDGLLVHYVEQSPANVIMRGLRAVSDFEYEFQMALMNRRLDNDIQTVFLMTDYKWMYLSSTIIKDVAVNGGDISGLVPRQIYDEVVERLAPPEKRNV encoded by the coding sequence ATGGCAGAAGTAAAACCGGTAACAGCTGTTTTTCCCGGCACTTTCGATCCATTTACCCGCGGACATTTCTCGCTGGTAATGCGCGGGATAAAGACGTTTCATAAAGTTATTGTGGCAGTGGCCGGCAGCACCTCCAAGCGCTGCAAGTTCACTCTGGAAGAAAGGGTGGACATGGCAAAAAGAATTTTTGCACACCATCCGCAGGTCGAGGTCGAGTCCTTTGACGGACTTCTGGTTCACTATGTGGAGCAGAGCCCCGCAAATGTGATCATGCGCGGTCTTCGGGCTGTGTCCGATTTTGAATATGAATTCCAGATGGCTCTCATGAACCGTCGACTCGATAATGATATACAGACCGTATTTCTTATGACCGACTACAAGTGGATGTATCTCAGTTCAACCATCATAAAGGATGTGGCTGTCAACGGCGGAGATATCAGCGGACTGGTGCCCAGACAGATTTATGACGAAGTGGTC
- a CDS encoding MBL fold metallo-hydrolase, with amino-acid sequence MKITFMGAAKTVTGSCYILETENVRFAVDCGLHQGNAEIEKRNRGISDYRPGELDFILITHAHIDHSGLLPAAVRAGFKGPIYMTQPTRDLLEIMLLDSAYIQEMETEWANRKRLRKGLVPIKPIYEQEDAINTTPLMRTVHYGATFEPAEGITVNFRDAGHILGSAFIELWVKEAGETTKVVFSGDLGHKDQLLVRNPSIIEKADYLLMESTYGDRNHKDSSNSLNELAEAINWSYTQGGKVVIPAFAVERSQQLLYTLHLLSKDGRLPADMPVYLDSPLAIKATEVFRSHPEFFDMDTAEMLHNGEDPLSLPNLKFTLDTQSSQAINNTDGPAIIISASGMANAGRIKHHLRHNIWKKESAVVFVGYQGVGTPGRRLVNGADNITIFGEKLKVEARIFTINGFSGHAGQSEMIDWLKNFDSPGMKVILTHGEAKGQKVLSALIKQELGYKVHIADYREELILVPGGEMQPVVKEKVAAPQVDWEFLLKDSEKLFTEFRSRLGKVRSQPFISQTELRDKLLDINRQVVELISEL; translated from the coding sequence ATGAAAATCACATTTATGGGGGCGGCCAAGACCGTTACCGGTTCCTGTTATATCCTTGAAACTGAAAACGTCCGGTTCGCAGTTGATTGCGGGCTGCATCAGGGAAACGCCGAGATTGAAAAGCGTAACCGCGGGATAAGTGACTACAGGCCGGGGGAGTTGGATTTTATTCTGATAACCCACGCCCATATTGATCATTCCGGTCTTCTGCCCGCGGCCGTCAGGGCCGGTTTCAAAGGCCCTATCTACATGACCCAGCCTACCCGCGATCTGCTGGAAATCATGCTGCTGGACAGTGCTTATATCCAGGAAATGGAAACCGAATGGGCCAACCGCAAAAGGCTGCGCAAGGGATTGGTTCCGATCAAACCCATCTACGAGCAGGAAGATGCGATAAATACGACTCCGCTGATGCGCACTGTACATTACGGCGCGACTTTTGAACCTGCTGAGGGAATCACCGTCAACTTCAGGGACGCCGGTCATATTCTGGGCTCTGCTTTTATCGAACTTTGGGTGAAGGAGGCCGGGGAGACCACCAAGGTCGTCTTTTCCGGCGATCTGGGACATAAGGACCAGTTGCTGGTGCGAAATCCCAGCATCATTGAAAAGGCTGATTACCTGCTCATGGAATCCACTTACGGCGACCGCAACCACAAGGATTCATCCAACAGCCTGAACGAACTGGCCGAGGCCATAAACTGGAGCTACACACAGGGCGGCAAGGTAGTAATTCCCGCCTTTGCCGTGGAACGTTCCCAGCAGCTCCTTTACACCCTGCACCTGCTTTCCAAGGACGGAAGGCTGCCCGCTGACATGCCTGTCTATCTGGACAGTCCGCTGGCCATCAAGGCTACGGAGGTGTTTCGGAGCCATCCCGAATTTTTTGATATGGATACTGCGGAGATGCTGCACAACGGGGAAGACCCGCTGTCTCTGCCCAATCTGAAATTCACTTTGGACACCCAGTCTTCACAGGCAATCAACAATACCGATGGTCCGGCTATAATCATTTCGGCCAGCGGCATGGCCAACGCGGGACGCATAAAGCATCACCTGCGGCATAATATCTGGAAAAAGGAATCCGCGGTTGTCTTTGTCGGTTATCAGGGAGTGGGAACTCCCGGCCGCAGGCTGGTGAACGGTGCGGACAACATCACCATTTTCGGCGAAAAGCTCAAAGTGGAGGCCCGTATCTTCACTATCAACGGTTTTTCCGGACATGCCGGGCAGAGCGAAATGATCGATTGGCTTAAAAACTTTGACAGTCCGGGTATGAAAGTCATATTGACCCACGGCGAGGCCAAGGGCCAGAAGGTCCTTTCGGCCCTGATCAAGCAGGAACTGGGGTACAAGGTCCATATTGCCGATTATCGTGAAGAACTGATCCTTGTGCCCGGCGGCGAAATGCAGCCTGTTGTGAAGGAAAAGGTTGCTGCCCCGCAGGTTGACTGGGAATTCCTTCTCAAGGATTCCGAAAAACTTTTTACCGAATTCCGTTCCCGGTTGGGCAAGGTTCGGTCACAGCCTTTCATCAGCCAGACCGAATTGCGCGACAAGCTGCTTGATATTAACAGACAGGTGGTTGAACTGATTTCGGAATTATAG
- the wtpA gene encoding tungstate ABC transporter substrate-binding protein WtpA encodes MRILIFCAVLAALSVLFVAPVSAADKLSGDVIIFHAGSLSVPFAKMEKEFEAMHPGVDIKRESGGSTKMARMISEVGKPADIMASADYVVIDKNLIPKFANFNIRFATNQLVLCYTGKSKFASEINANNWYDILLKPGVVWGHSDPNLDPCGYRSVMVMQLAEKFYNKPGLFDKLIAKRKDEWVRPKSVELISLLKTGNMDYAWEYLSVAVQHGLKYVTLDKHINLSDYKYNDFYKQAKVTVSGKKPGTTIDRIGKSITYGITELKDAPNKDAATAFLAYMLSPQGGLKILKEMGQPPFEPAIVPDEAMVREMPLQLRHLVKVQK; translated from the coding sequence ATGCGTATTCTGATTTTCTGCGCTGTGCTTGCAGCGCTTTCCGTTCTGTTCGTGGCTCCGGTTTCAGCCGCAGATAAACTCAGCGGTGATGTGATAATATTCCATGCAGGCAGTCTTTCCGTCCCCTTTGCGAAGATGGAAAAGGAATTTGAGGCCATGCACCCCGGCGTAGACATCAAGCGCGAGTCTGGAGGGTCCACCAAGATGGCCCGCATGATTTCCGAAGTCGGTAAACCTGCGGACATCATGGCTTCCGCCGACTATGTTGTCATCGACAAGAACCTTATCCCGAAATTTGCCAATTTCAATATCCGTTTCGCCACCAACCAGCTTGTGCTCTGCTACACAGGCAAGAGCAAGTTTGCTTCGGAAATCAATGCTAACAACTGGTATGATATCCTGTTGAAGCCCGGTGTTGTCTGGGGGCATTCCGATCCCAACCTTGACCCCTGCGGTTACCGCAGCGTTATGGTTATGCAGCTGGCTGAAAAATTCTACAATAAACCCGGTCTGTTCGATAAACTTATTGCCAAGCGCAAAGACGAGTGGGTACGCCCCAAATCCGTTGAGCTTATTTCCCTGCTCAAGACCGGTAATATGGACTATGCCTGGGAATACCTTTCCGTTGCGGTACAGCACGGCCTCAAGTACGTAACCCTCGACAAACACATCAACCTGTCTGATTATAAGTACAACGATTTCTACAAGCAGGCCAAAGTCACCGTAAGCGGCAAAAAGCCCGGTACCACCATTGATCGAATCGGTAAATCCATCACCTACGGAATTACCGAGCTCAAGGATGCACCCAATAAGGATGCCGCCACCGCATTCCTCGCCTACATGCTTTCACCTCAGGGTGGACTTAAGATCCTTAAGGAAATGGGACAGCCTCCCTTTGAACCGGCCATTGTTCCTGATGAAGCAATGGTCAGGGAAATGCCGCTTCAGTTGCGTCATCTGGTAAAAGTACAAAAATAA
- a CDS encoding polysaccharide biosynthesis C-terminal domain-containing protein: MSNNLPTLYKIFWVFITKMGRGVGGLLLTWVLARKYGAYGSGLFFIPYTFAFLGALVSQLGLGNACMKFAPVLKKDDPANLSFLWTFTLLAVGAFSVAFMVLVYIAPEFFSELVFKNPDRTEYIMCAAPIIFFWALTCLIIYFRQSLGDVSGITVIENTVQPWAMLLLALSTFVIGIDVLDFLLSITVLFGVIFVYAFISTRSRYRLRFSLRLNSSLKVRDIAAYCLPLLVLAFAQNSLVWINTLILGGIGSVDDSAIFVSGMRVAMSITILLYTFNSVYVPHISSAYSRNDLKMIGELYRDITCSLSLFSFVILVLSVMYSDLIMAAFGSDYGAGRGCLVYLILGNVFNCYTGPVGYVLLMAGRSRLEAFNTVTALCVNGVLCLVLYRSMGVAGAGAAFFWSFVLVNTARYLQCRKILGLRWLNPMQARIMGIQAVFAIALVLAWNTGVNRELTAGAFLGLYALVNLKSIRVLAGSMMVNHEI; encoded by the coding sequence TTGAGTAACAATCTGCCGACCCTGTACAAGATTTTCTGGGTCTTCATAACCAAAATGGGCAGGGGGGTCGGCGGTCTGCTGTTGACCTGGGTTCTTGCCCGCAAATACGGGGCCTACGGGTCCGGCCTTTTTTTCATCCCCTATACATTTGCTTTTCTGGGAGCCCTGGTTTCGCAACTGGGTCTTGGCAACGCCTGCATGAAGTTTGCGCCCGTTCTGAAAAAGGACGATCCGGCCAACCTTTCATTTCTCTGGACTTTTACACTGCTGGCTGTGGGCGCTTTTTCCGTCGCCTTCATGGTGCTTGTCTACATTGCCCCGGAATTCTTTTCAGAGCTTGTATTCAAGAACCCGGACAGAACTGAGTATATCATGTGCGCAGCCCCGATTATCTTTTTCTGGGCGCTTACCTGTCTCATCATATATTTTCGCCAGAGTCTGGGGGATGTTTCAGGCATCACCGTTATTGAAAATACGGTGCAGCCGTGGGCAATGCTTCTCCTTGCCCTGTCAACATTTGTGATAGGAATAGATGTTCTTGATTTTCTTCTCAGCATCACAGTGCTTTTCGGGGTCATTTTTGTATACGCCTTTATCTCTACTCGGAGCAGATACAGGCTGCGTTTTTCACTTCGCCTGAACAGTTCATTAAAAGTGCGGGATATTGCCGCTTACTGTCTGCCTCTCCTTGTGCTGGCTTTTGCACAGAATTCGCTTGTCTGGATAAATACCCTTATTTTGGGCGGCATCGGATCGGTTGATGATTCCGCCATTTTTGTGTCCGGCATGCGGGTAGCCATGAGCATTACCATTCTGCTTTATACCTTCAACAGCGTATATGTCCCGCATATTTCTTCGGCATATTCGCGGAATGATTTGAAGATGATCGGAGAGTTGTACAGGGATATCACCTGCTCCCTTTCCTTGTTCTCATTTGTGATTCTGGTGCTGTCGGTTATGTATTCCGATCTGATCATGGCCGCTTTCGGCTCGGACTACGGTGCCGGCCGGGGATGTCTTGTTTATCTTATTCTGGGCAATGTATTCAACTGCTACACCGGTCCGGTGGGGTATGTTCTGCTCATGGCCGGAAGGTCTAGGCTGGAGGCTTTTAATACTGTTACAGCGCTTTGTGTAAATGGTGTGCTATGTCTTGTTCTTTATCGGAGTATGGGCGTGGCTGGAGCCGGGGCGGCCTTTTTCTGGTCTTTTGTACTGGTGAATACGGCCCGGTATTTACAGTGCCGCAAGATACTGGGCTTGCGTTGGCTTAACCCCATGCAGGCAAGAATAATGGGGATACAGGCTGTTTTTGCCATCGCTCTGGTGTTAGCATGGAATACGGGCGTAAACCGCGAACTGACTGCCGGAGCATTTCTGGGGCTTTACGCACTTGTCAATTTGAAATCTATCCGCGTATTGGCGGGGTCAATGATGGTTAACCATGAAATCTAG
- the rsmD gene encoding 16S rRNA (guanine(966)-N(2))-methyltransferase RsmD: MRLISGKYGGRVIRTAEGPGYRPATSKVRQAVFSMLESRGICWDGLRVADMFAGSGALAIEALSRGAAFAYFVEKNGRAASLISGNLKDLGVSPSEYRVAKADLFKVLSKSPDKPYDLIFIDPPYGYNLLPGALDAVLDKGWLAEDGFVLAEVEDRAGLPQSEHAQSLDLLVNKLYGQTRILLWQK; encoded by the coding sequence ATGAGACTTATCAGCGGAAAATATGGCGGCAGGGTGATCAGGACTGCGGAAGGTCCCGGATATCGCCCGGCCACCTCCAAGGTGCGGCAGGCGGTTTTCTCCATGCTGGAGTCCCGTGGAATATGCTGGGACGGACTGCGCGTGGCGGATATGTTTGCCGGGAGCGGGGCTCTTGCAATAGAAGCCCTGAGCCGTGGAGCCGCGTTTGCATATTTTGTGGAAAAGAACGGGCGGGCCGCCTCTCTCATCAGCGGCAACCTTAAAGATCTGGGAGTATCTCCCTCGGAATACAGGGTGGCCAAGGCGGATCTTTTCAAGGTCCTGTCAAAGTCTCCCGACAAACCTTATGACCTCATTTTTATCGATCCTCCCTACGGGTACAACCTGCTTCCCGGAGCCCTGGACGCGGTTTTGGATAAGGGCTGGCTGGCCGAAGACGGTTTTGTGCTGGCGGAAGTGGAGGACAGGGCCGGGCTGCCGCAATCGGAGCATGCGCAGAGCCTCGACCTGCTGGTAAATAAACTTTACGGTCAGACAAGGATATTGCTATGGCAGAAGTAA
- a CDS encoding DMT family transporter yields the protein MVKDQKKAYMFGLGAVLIWSTVASAFKIALSHMEPLHLLFYAAAFSACSLLAILKIQKKTGEICKMTRKEMSGCMLAGLLNPFLYYVVLFKAYALLPAQEAQPLNYTWAITLSLLSIPFLGQKITARELAAIFISYLGVVVISTHGNLLDVQFSNGYGVLLALFSTIIWAAYWIYNTKSGTDPLVGLFLNFCFGLIPITIAMLVFSGLPPFNFPAVISAAYVGLFEMGITFALWLNAMKLTENTARISNLIFLSPFMSLILIHFIVGEEILTSTLVGLIFIVAGNIIQQLGRKKG from the coding sequence ATGGTTAAAGACCAGAAAAAAGCCTACATGTTCGGCCTCGGGGCTGTCCTGATCTGGTCTACAGTGGCATCCGCATTCAAGATTGCCCTTTCGCACATGGAACCGCTGCACCTGCTGTTCTATGCTGCCGCATTTTCGGCCTGTTCACTTCTGGCAATTCTTAAAATACAGAAAAAAACAGGCGAAATATGCAAAATGACCCGCAAAGAGATGTCCGGCTGCATGCTGGCCGGACTTCTCAACCCCTTTCTTTATTATGTAGTACTGTTCAAGGCCTATGCCCTGCTTCCGGCGCAGGAGGCCCAACCGCTGAACTACACATGGGCCATAACGCTCTCGCTGCTCTCAATTCCTTTTCTGGGCCAGAAAATTACCGCGCGGGAATTGGCGGCCATTTTCATCAGCTATCTCGGTGTGGTGGTCATATCCACCCACGGCAACCTGCTCGATGTTCAGTTCAGCAATGGATACGGGGTGTTGCTGGCCCTGTTCAGCACCATAATCTGGGCTGCGTACTGGATATACAACACCAAAAGCGGGACTGATCCGCTGGTGGGGCTTTTCCTGAATTTCTGCTTCGGGCTTATTCCCATCACAATCGCCATGCTTGTTTTTTCCGGGCTGCCTCCATTCAACTTTCCGGCTGTTATTTCCGCAGCATATGTCGGCCTGTTCGAAATGGGCATAACCTTCGCCTTATGGCTGAATGCCATGAAACTCACCGAAAACACGGCCAGAATAAGCAACCTGATTTTCCTGTCCCCGTTCATGTCACTGATCCTGATTCACTTTATTGTGGGAGAAGAAATACTGACCTCAACTCTTGTGGGCCTGATCTTCATTGTGGCAGGAAACATTATCCAGCAGTTGGGCCGGAAAAAGGGCTGA